The Amycolatopsis sp. DG1A-15b genome contains the following window.
GAGCAGCCGCGAGCGGGTGCGCGCGGCGGCGGTGAAGCTGTTCGCCACCAAGGGCTTCCACGGTACCGGGATCCGGGATCTGGCGCAGGAGGCGGAACTCTCTTCGGCCAGCCTGTACCACTACATGGGCACCAAAGAGGATCTGCTCGTCGACATCATGCACACGGCCCTGAACCGGCTGCTCGACGCGGCCCGCGAGGCCACCGCGGGCGGCGGCGACCCGGTGCACCGGCTGCGCACGCTGGTCGTGCTGCACGTCCTCGCGCACGCCGTCGGGCCGGCGGAAACCCGGGTGGTGGACAACGAAGTCGACGTCCTGTCCCCGGCCGCGCGCGAGCCGGTGGTCGCCCTGCGGGACGCCTACGAACGGCTGTGGGCGGCCGCGATCGACGACGGGGTGGCGGCGGGGGTGTTCCGTGTGGAGCACCCGGCGGTGACCCGGCTCGCCCTGCTCGAGATGTGCAGCGGCGTCGCGAGGTGGTATTCCCCACGCGGCCCGCTGGCGCTGGACGAGCTGGCGGAGCACTACGCGGAACTGGCGTCCAGGGCGCTGGGCTGCACGTCCGCGCCCGGTGTGACCGACTTGCGACGGTGCCGGGAAATCGTCGCGAAAGAGTGGGGCGTGTCCGTTTAGCGGCGCTTTTACCTGTGTACGCCTTGCCCAGACGGCGTACGTGGGGGACGCTCGAAGGGTGACTGAGGAAACGATCCAACTGGAACTGGACGACTCGGGTCTCGCGCCGGGCCTCCCGGCGCCGGAAAACCCCCGCGATCAGGTGCAGGATGTGCCCTATCGCCCCGTCGAGTTCCGCGATGACGATCTCCCCACCGCCCTGGCACGGTGCTCCGCGTGGCTGCGGCAGGCGCAGGAGTGGCTGGGCGAGCCGCTCGACGTCCTGGCCATCCACCTCGACTACGACGACCGTCAGGGTTCGCCGTACTACGACGTGAAGCTCCTGTGCAACGAAGAGGACCTCGCGGGCGTCCCGATCGCCATCCGCAACAGTAAGTAAGCAAGCCGAAGCGCCGTCAAGGCCGCCGGGACGGCGGTCTTGACGGCTTCGTCATCCGGGGCTGCGCCCCGGGTCGGGGGCTCCGCCACCCGGAACCCCCGAAAGAAGCTGGTCGCGTTTCAGCCCAGTGTGCCGCCGACCTTGACGTGTCCCTTGAGCAGGTTGCGGGCGATCGTCCGGCGCTGGATCTCGTCGGTGCCTTCGTAGATGCGCAGCAGCCGCAGCTCGCGGTACCAGCGCTCGACCGGCAGCTCCCGCGTGTAACCCATGCCACCGTGGATCTGCAGGACGCGGTCGACGATTTCGTTGGCCTTCTGGCCGCCGTACAGCTTCGCCATCGACTGCGCGTGCCGCGAATCGAGGCCTTGGTCGACCTGCCAGGCGGCGTGCAGCACCAGCCACCGCAGCGCTTCCAGCTCGACGCCGGAGTCGGCGATCATCCACTGGATGGCCTGCCGCTCGGCGATCTTCTGCCCGAACGTCTCGCGGGTGTTGGCGTGCTCGATGGCCATCGAGATCAGCCGTTCGCACGAGCCGATCGCGCGGGCGGGCAGCAGGTAGCGGCCCTGGCCGATCCACTGCATGGCGAGCTCGAAG
Protein-coding sequences here:
- a CDS encoding TetR/AcrR family transcriptional regulator: MSSRERVRAAAVKLFATKGFHGTGIRDLAQEAELSSASLYHYMGTKEDLLVDIMHTALNRLLDAAREATAGGGDPVHRLRTLVVLHVLAHAVGPAETRVVDNEVDVLSPAAREPVVALRDAYERLWAAAIDDGVAAGVFRVEHPAVTRLALLEMCSGVARWYSPRGPLALDELAEHYAELASRALGCTSAPGVTDLRRCREIVAKEWGVSV